The Sparus aurata chromosome 10, fSpaAur1.1, whole genome shotgun sequence genome includes the window ggacgtatttaagactttttaaggccttaaTTTTAGATATGtgaatttaagacttttaaagactttttaaggATGTGCGGATACCCTGTGTGTGTCTTACtgtttcaagaaccctttcagctgctgaatctgcaacctcacagcTAAATGTCACATAATCCTTCATACTGGACTTTAAATTGTGATCATGgacctaaaaactgaagaacagaTCAGACACCaatctatattctatatttatacaAAATCACAGTGTAATTGTAGGGACCTGGCCCATGCTGTTTTCCTAGCAGGAGGCCTGGCTGTGGGTCTGCATGAGCTCCCCCCTCCTCTGGAAccctttttctttgcctttttatcACTAGGGGCTGCTTCCcttccccccttctctcccctctcaaccTCATGACAAAGATTACCTATTATATTATAAACTGTGACTTACAAACAAAAGCCTGTCTGTGGACTAAATATTCCTTCACCCAATTTCTTGTCAGGCAGACAAGAGCCATGTGTCAAAGATAACCACCAGCATCTGACTTTCCCATGTCACCGTGAAATCAAGGATCGTAAAAAAGAGCCATAAACATCTCTATACtaaaagaagtgaagagagtCCTGATTTCTTTCCTGACCCGGGATATATATCAAATTGggacctcacctgttccttaataatatatttttcaacAGCAGGACCAGACCCACATTTTGATATGTTTATTCCCTTCCTGATGTAATCCTAACCCAAGTTATAAGTTTCTGATTTTAATGCCTGACTGAGTGGTGGAGCCACAGTGCCGCCTTTTGGTAAGTTTCGGTATAGTTCCCAGAGGACTTTCTTAAGTAATGTAATCCACAATCTTGTTTATCtatacttttctttttcctccgaCATATGCTTTGAAGTATAAGTCAGCACTGTATGAAACAGGTTCAAGCCATCAATGCTGATGGAGGttatgtatctgtgtgttgcATGTATTATAACTGATAAGTCCTTTTGCCTATTAAGCAATTTCGTTTATTTCCTTTGTATTCATGTAACCAAAAAGTTTATGTAAaaaccatggtggatttaggtgaacAGTCAATCGCAATCTTAAAACCTTCAGAAGGATAGTTTGATCGGCAATAAGTGATAAGTCCGCGATTGATCGGTGACACCACTGGAAGAAGTCATGTGACCAAGCTGCTCCTCGGATCCGCCTTCTCCTAAAGCCTTAAAAGACGGATACATcgtgtctctcactctctcgctTGCTTTTTTTTACGCTCGTGTTTTTCCTTAGTTTTGCTTCTGTACTTTTAACGCCGcgtaactttttatttttcaacagttgATTCTGTGCCTTGCTTAGTTTTGCGACCTGCTCCGAAGAATCTGAACCACTGGTTGAATCATTTTTCTAAGTAATGAATTTTGCTTTTGAGAAtacttttatttcaaaaacGCAAGCAAGGGCGAAATtactttcttttgctttttataTATTACTAAAGTATCGTGTTCAATTCAGAAGAAGCCATTTTTGTctattcttgtatttagtgaCTAAGGACGATACGCCGGCCAACGTTTCATCTTCCAGTTATTTTAGACAAGAAGTTAAATCTGTTAATAAGTCAAAGCTGAATCTTCACCACTCCAAACAGACTCTGACTAAGATGCTGATCATACATCAAAATCCGGTACAGAAATTGAACTGTTCAAGAAACCGGGACAGCATCTCCAGCTGATCAGAGAAGTAGACATCCAGCCGAGCCTGACCACCCACAGCACACCCAAACGGGAATCCCGTTGGGCTGACGAACTACGTCAGCGGGGAAGCCCCGGCGTCACCGGCCTGCGGCGAAACAGCTGTTGCATTTGCAGCCATGCCAAGGCAGGAGCAGAGGGACGTTCCGTGGACCTCTCCTTCTACAACAAGTAGGCTGAAATCTCTGCACACAGCTGGAGTCTGtcgtggaaattctccttttgtgaggtagagagtgctaaatctccgaagaatttcagaTTTCAGcatatgaatcagatgtcatttaatacacgcagcgtggaggGAAGGCAAAGCATTCTCTCCcgaactctaaattgttatcccttaagtacagaacagagaggaggttaccttcatttacaacagtcaaaaaacatcttctttacagaataatgactctttgataggacaggacagtgaccctttgatgtaacagatgggacagtaaatgttatcttatctaaacttgtgtatctttccttgtggggatgtgcccccacctgtggctcttgtgacacctcaggcagtgtgacagtctctctttcccttcttgtccttacagtacattgataacaaaaggaagcctatgtaattttctcacattcctcccttttgacacaaaagtgtcaacacaacattttgagaaattacattgaaagtttcaaaaataggaaaataaatttttaacagcttcaaaatgtttacagctATCAGTTTCTactgtaaataacaaaacaaaaacaaaatacaaacacacaaacaaattcatTCAAAACAATTAGTATTAAAGAACAGACTTATATCAACTCATCATTTAAATCATATGGGTTTCCTGGAGCCCATTCCATCAAAGagttcatcagcatcaaaaaCCCAGGGCTTccactcattttctttctcgAAACagttctcttcttctcctgatcACTTGCTCTGTggcaagttttagttttatgtcCTTTCAGGATTGTTTGATCCTGCATCggttcttctgtgtcttcttctgctcttgCAACCAGTCCATTTTTATCCTTCTGTAAGAGATGGGGTGTCTGAGTATCAATATGGATGATTTTAGTGTGTTTGATGACTGCAGGTGAATCAGTTGGTGGTTTGAAATTTTTTCTCCGTTGAAAAACAGGATAGGATAATGGccattgtggtgaccaaaaacaAGGATGAGAACCACAGTCATACTCGTCCAACGGTGTCCTCTCTCAGCACTCTGCAGGTTAGGTCGTTGTCCTTCCTTCAGTGGCATGGCTTCGGAAAAGGCTTGCACTAGGATTCATGTATCCAGGTGTCCCTCTCAGCTATCCAGACAGCAGTGGGCATTGTTAACAGCATCTGGTGTGGTCCTGTCCATCGTGGTTGACTCCTCagtgcttcctcctcaggtTCTTTTATCACTGTCCAGTCTCCAGGCTGGTTATTGTGGAGTTTGCACCATCGTAGGCTCCAGAAGGCCTGCTTTCACCTATAGAAGAttatcttaaaaaaacatgGTTAAATGCACAACACTATCTTAAAACTATCAGCATCCAATTTGGTGAGGGTTAATCTGTTTTGAGGAAACGGggtgttaattattttcaaagGACAGCCAGTGATTATCTCGTAAGGAGACAGTCTAGTCATCTTATGTGACATATCTGTTTCTGCTATCAATTtagtcaattttgtttttaaggtctGGTTAGCGTGTGCCACTGCACCTCCACTAGCTAACACAATGTGATTTTTAGGTTTATGTGCAGgttttttgagatgttttgaataaaaaaaattatttacttttatttattattttgtatttttactcattattattattattaataattatttgtaagtgtgattcattattaattgtttatttcttattcacttatttatttatttatttaggggAGAAATCTACAGGCAATTATTTCCCTCAGCAATTATTTAGCGATTTAGATCGCTGTTACATATTTACGTGGAAATCATTCAATCCCtttttccaaatgttttcacaataatgtaataatatttaTACCTACTACATGGAGTGAGTTGAATAAAATCCAttatttaatgctcaaaaaagaTCTTAATGTTCAGGATGGGATGACAGAGGCTATGCCTCTGccgacattttaagtttaacaaatcacacaatttttaacaaagtttttaacaaaaagttgaaaaaatcCTGGCGTATGCCATAATCTATTTACAATATTCTACATCCTCCCTTTTGATACATGGTCAAGACCATGTGTCAAACTTTGCAAAGAAGGAAGTATGGCTTTTGGCAGTTCTGGGAGGCCATTTACACCAACCCAGAGTTCAGATGGGAGTTCAATAAACTTTTTCCTACTTCCATAGAATTTTTACTACATCATCAGCTCCTGTTTGAAGCAGATAGACTTTATTAAAAGACAGATAAAAGCATTTGTAGAGTGGGGTATACAGGTGAAAAAGTAGCAGGAAGTCATGCttgcctgtggtcattaaaaCTGTACCACTCCTTGTCTTGATGATTGGACTCAtatggttatttatagaaacagacaaacaaatgttaattacttattctcattttcatttataaacgctaaccatttcattgtatattgtatatatgctcagattgtctactttattactttactattttattgtatattttatctaatttcattttatagtgtattttactgttttatttaccCCTTATCTTAGCACTTGTTTCcactcatgctgtatttctattttactttgCACGGagtgtctgaaaacaaaaacattttttcttgggGTGTAATAcagtattttgattttgattctgatGAGCTGTCTTAGCAGCTGCATTTCCCAGTGACACTGGGTCATTAGCACTTGTATGAACTTTACATTAGCATAGGTAGAAGTAATGCAGACAAAAGGGTAATGATTTTACTTCTAGGAGCATTAGATCTTCCTGTAGACGTAAGACATTTGGATTTCCTATAATGTGTGAAATCATGACATATTAAATGCATACTGAGAGTCAGTATAAACCGTGATATTATTCCCGGtcctaaaaatggaaaagaaaaaacagctgccAGAGCAGACAGGTTATTTAGAATATGAGTACGTTCAAACTATATCATAGTTAGTACATATTTCATATGACACACAAGGGGATCCATCTGTTGGATTTCTCACAGCAGAATCAtctacaaagaaaaaacagagttaaGGTTAATTAGGGAAGTGTCACAGAGTGCATCTGTTGGTTTTGACACCGTGACGACCACTTTCAGACAGGGGTGTGATTCTCCATCTTGAGCTGTCAGGACCAAAATTTATGGGTTAAAAGACAGAACTTTTTTATAAAGTTGCGTGAGTCAttgtcagaaacacattttgctaGTGTAGCAGTTTAGCTGGGTTAAGGTAGGCGGGTTTTCCTGTAAATAAAGGACGTTACAGCATGTGGGGCACGTACATTAAAGATGGCacataacaaaaatatcaattgtGGCCAGCACTGCTTCAGTAGCAGCTGCTACAGCCTTGTGGTATGCAACCATATCTCACTGTGTTGTGGACATTCTTTTTGAATAGTATCCCACAGGTCGGTTGTCACCATGTGACTGAGTTAGaattttctttcacaaaaactcattacattcagaaaaacaaaaagatttaaaaaatttgAGAGTGTCTGGTAGTTGTCGGCAGAGGGAACTCGATAAAACTTGTTTTAAGTCAGTAAAATCTTTCTCTGCGTCAGGAGTCcaagtcaaaaagtcagtcatggccAATTCTCTACCCCCATATGTGATTATATAGGGGTTGGGAGATCTCCACAATTTTTTATCaaatccatggacaacaatagcctgCTAAATTCAATAAGGcaatcgttttttgtttttattaatttcattcGCAGATATTTTGAAACATCCAAGATTGTGGATGTAGTCGGTGCCCAATTCACGAGCTTCCGGAGTAAAATAACGCATTTCATTTTAACAGAGAATTTGCAACAAAAATTTTGGATcattttctgccagaaaactaAAATTGGATACACTGTCTCAGTTTGACAATGCTCCTGCATAgaaaaacatatgcacaaacatTGTCAACTACTGAAAAGTGTAATAACACACAATGGCCGCTAATGCTAAGTTTTCAGCTCTACAGCCATCCAAAGTGAAAATTGGAGAAGAAAAACCCTATGGCATCTGCATCCAAGTATAACATTTTAACCATTGGTAGTGAAAGCAACccagaactgtgagtcaggatgaacaggaatgctagaatatacatttgttaaaatcaatAGCTGAAAAAACCCAGTCTGATAGAATGTTTAACATTAGTGTTAAAACATCTGCTGGATGTTGACCAGCTTCATTTACGACCctaatgtgttttaatgatctccaccccccatttgttttcctttcaggCAAGATGGGGGAGGTACATGGTAAGATTTAGGAAGTCAACAATGGCACCTTAATTTATGGTAGGCTGAATGACAAAATACTGACTTCAACAGCTTTAGGgaattttgcatcttttatccCCAGAAATTTAACTTGCTTACAGCCTCAAGCTATTAATAGTGTTAGAAGCCATTTTTTTAGTCTttatcagtcaatcagtgtttctgtgtgtgtgtgtgtgtgcgtgtgtgtgtgtcatcagtacTTGTGTCTAATTTTTCTCATGTCTACGTGCTTGTTCAAATGCTCTGaccttcctccactgtctcctctggttgTGTCCTGGTGGATGAACAGACACCTTCATGTGGTGCATGTGGCCAGGATTCTTCTGGATCTTGCCTTTCTTTCCGATTAAACTCAGGGTTCCCATCTCCTTCCCTCTGTATCATCAGTCTTTGATGGATGTGGATTCAGTCTTCGTCTCCTCTTGCTTTTTGTTATTAGACTGTAATCTCTTGTCCAGGATTCTGTGGCAGACCAAAAACTCCAGTCTTTGTCAAGTGCCTCCTCTGCAACctccttcatttcattcagttggCATGGCCTGTATACAAACACTTCTGGATCTCAATGATAGTCTGCATTCCTGGTTGCTTTGGCATGGAGTTAGGGGAACATCATCCCCTCTGTGATCTTCACTCCGCACCCAGCAGTCAGCAGAGTCTGCTAttggagaaaagtctttcttggAGAAGCAGGTTAATTTGTTGCAGTTCAGGAGATAGGAAGGCGGCTGAAAAGTCAGGGTGTATTTGTTTCCCCCCTTCTTTCTTGAAGTCATCTTGGGGTGTTTGACCACATGTGGAGAAGGTGTCGCTGAAGGGATGtaggtgtggagacagcagggaggaggtccaTTTCATAAATTCTAGCCCtacattcttttctctctttcttttcttactcAAACCCTCttctcacatttctttcaatcatgctactgattttgaaaaaaaacaatttatcagTCCATCTGTTTCTTCCCTACTTTCATTTTACCTTCTCTTTCAACATACTCCACACCATCtcaaaacattctgtgcttaattTGCCTTTTATTGGAAACACCTCAAGGGTGACAAAATGCCAAAGTTGAAATCCTCAACCacattttccccatttgtcTGCTCTTAATTCAGCAGAGCCTGTAAAAAGGtcagatacatttattaatttccccattttgttcctcatatttttagtgactcactgggacagatttgcttaaacttccaatgggcttatcattcacacaaaatcttcacaatcacactgatctttccatacagtgtatggttggatctcatcacatcacacactaaCTTTGAGCAACCTATTCAGCCAGGTGGTTTGTATGATACATTCGTTCCAAGCAACGCACCCTTTTATAGCATACAATCTGTATACTATAGTCACTGAATGGcacaacaaagtttattctttatacttatttcgTATATTTATATCACTCATACGCCCATTTTATCATAGTGGGGCCTCATATAATGGTatactgtatcatatcattattacagtAGCTCACATAAgatcatattattatattatattctattatattcttattttaCCTGTTATCAGGTTTTCGGTCGACCACTATTTAATATCTACTCATCAGTAAGTAGCATCTGAAAATCTACAATCCCTTGAAATTTTCTTCACACCGTAGGTATAATAATCAATTCATTTCGCCTGTTGTACTCGTTAAGTGCTAACAGCCTTGCGCTgcgtttctgtttttttttttgttttttttcgttttcacccaaaaccacacaggaaTTACAAGGGTTTCTCGTTTTTACCCAAAACCACACGGGTATTACAAGGGTTTCTTGTTTTTACCAAAAACCACACAGGTATTACAAGGGAAGGAAAAAGGTGCTCCTCATTGAGCCCttaaccttaaaaaaaacattccaatcACACAGCTTTATATGGAATGAACGTCTCTTCACACGGACGTTTTTATCACCCACGACCACACAGGTTTTACATGGGGAATATGACTTTCAACCACACAGGTATTACAAAAGTCAACCTAGGCTTTTAGAATTGAGCAAATGATTCAAAACGCCGTACTCACTTATTTGTGGAGCGTCCGCTGGCCACGTCTGCGCCCGAATTTTCAGGTGGGATCCAATCCTCCGTTTGTCGGAGTGGAACTTTTCCTGCCGgcagtttccttcagttcaggcGCAGGCGGCAGTCAGCGAAGCGTCCATCCCATAACCTCGTCGCCAAATTGttgtggaaattctccttttgtgaggtagagagtgctaaatctccgaagaatttcagatttcagcgtatgaatcagatgtcatttaatacacgcagcgtggaggGAAGGCAAAGCATTCTCTCCcgaactctaaattgttatcccttaagtacagaacagagaggaggttaccttcatttacaacagtcataaaacatcttctttacagaataatgactctttgatattttggtgtgtcctgtcttcccaggacagtgaccctttgatgtaacagatgggacagtaaatgttatcttatctaaacttgtgtatctttccttgtggggatgtgcccccacctgtggctcttgtgacacctcaggcagtgtgacagtctctctttcccttcttgtccttacagtacattgataacaaaaggaagcctatgtaattttctcacaagTCAcaaagatcagagttggtgtctaCAAAGCTTCGACTTCGACCTTATAAGCTCAAAGAAATTTTCGCATATCGCCCTGTTAGAATAGGAGTTACTCCTGTGACTTTATGAATGAACGGATTGTTACACTCAAACCCACCATCGTTTAGAAGTTAGCTGTTCAATAACTCACTCCCACAATcttcacattttctgttatttgttttaCCCGTTTGAATTATTATCTCATATTatttactctgcatttatttagttaataaacatatataacgGGATGTCGTGGTCTGTGCGAGTTTAATTTGATGTGGAAAATCGATGGAGACGTGgaaagaagtcactgcttcaggATATGAGACTGATTAAATTGATTTTAACTGTCAagccaaacttgtacagttgAATTTGAATAATGTCCTTCGGATTATTCAAAAATTAGCTAAACAACGAAGGTGGTGCCCCGTTTAAGACTGttattaattgccagtgattgATTAACCCTTTTCTATCAAGTGATAGTCTTCTACATAATTAAATACTTAACTATGTTTATGAAGTGAAAACAATTAATTACTAGACAGATCATGAAGCAGAATGTTGGGCagaactcttaacatgtcagtgtaCTGTACTCCTCAACAGGATGTTTGAAACAgtaagtaaaagaaaaacaaaatataataaaatcatACCCTGTATAGTGATGTTGACTGCATTGCTGAactctcctgatccagactcacaccagtacactgcatcactgaGCCAGTTAGTCTTTAGTTTGCATGTAGATCCAGTCATTGTCCCCCAGATGGTGCAGTCTGACAGGTATCTGTCCTCAGGTGataacctcttcactctccactcagtagagtttccctcacagctcagtgagacagagtcagaggtgaagtgttgagctctgtcaggactcactgtgagagacgCTGATgagtgaaaatctgaaaatgagtAAAATGAGTAAAGTTTAGCCAAGACATcatatctctctctttttgtgttACAGGTAAAAGAGTGAGGACAGAATGAAACAAGTCAATTCTGACCATCCCAGTACGTAAAACCACACAGTAAGGAAAGCGTGAAGTTATGCTTGACGCTTGTGAGAGAGTCAAGAACATTAGACCACAGTaaatgaattttctttttttcaagatactgtatgtttatcatcatttagACAAAAGATGAACATAGCTGATATAACATTTGTTTCTTGAGAGATAGAAACAgactgacctgcagaccagacaaacTTAGGTTGACTGTAATCAGTGTAATacactggatctcctcttccagctctgcacacatgtcctgctgtgtgtgtctgtccatgaacaatgtaggcatcctgttcagtcccactgctgtTGCCAGGTAGCAGCTCACCTCTGTAGTAGGTGTCTGATAGTTTGGGAACAGTCTTATACCAGTAGAACTTCCATCCTGCAGACTGATCTTTaacactgcagttcagagttactgaggctccagcactcagccatgatggagacacagtgaggacagactggggttctgttggaaaattatttttcagatgaaaacatgtattgatagAGGATCAAATCATTCTGCACAATCAGTGCACATCATACTGAAGAtttactttaaatatatatgATCCAAAACAGCCTTTTAATGAGCCGTTTAATCTTCAATTTGAAAGAAATTTGATTTATCAGACTTACTGTgtgatactgtcagtttgatgacatcactccACTGTGTTGAGGAATATGAGTCTCTTCTTCCTTTACACCTGTATTCTCCACTGTGAGCCTCAGTAGCACTGATAATCCTGCATTCATTGTATGTTGAAAGTGTGTTTACGTCATCTTTAGTCCATTCATATGTCCATTTTATATCTCCACCTCCCTggatctcacatctgagagtgatcgTCTCTCCTCTGTATATTTCAgaccagtttggctgcagagtcacaacagccttgtttggaactgttcatgttcaagaattcacagaaagaaacaaaaatgacaaaaagttaaatctacatcatgtctttttttaatcaatcaaCAAATCTAAACGCAATACATATATAATGTCAAACTCACCATATTTGTAGATAGTGACTGaatcactgtactctgtgtaATAAAgtggctctcctcttcctcctctgcaccagtagactccttcctctgagactctgattggtccagctgagagttgagaggtcaGACGTCTTGAGGTTTTCTCTCGTCTGTACCAGAAGTATTTCCAaccagatgatgatgggttcacagagcaggtcagggtcacactgccccctacaggaatgtctctgtcagcagccctcagttcagcctttagtctgtttgctgtttgatttaCAACAAAGACATAACAAAGGAAATTAATGTCACTGTGATTTACTTCAGTTTATATAGTGCAGCCCCTACAGACAAGCAATAGTTGAACTGTAAGACTTAAATTTGCACTGACGCTGAACTAAGTTATAAATACTGGatacagcatgtcataccccTCTCTGGTTTAATGGGTTTCTTAATGAATTGCaaaccactgaatgtttcatTTGTGAAGGTAAAACCTTGTGTTCAAGTGTTGAAGAGCCAAGTTGAACACTTGCACTGTGGTTTTTCATTGTTGAAAGACAACTGTTTAATGATCAGTGATCTGTAGCCTCTTATCCTTTGCAGGGTCACAGGGTGATTATCCCAGCTCACATTTGATGAGAGCGAGGTTACATCCTGGACAGACTGTCAGTCTATCACTAGAGTGAACACATAACACAGACAACCACTGACACTATCACTTACAGGAAGTGTAGACTACTCAAGTGATTCATCTGAACTAACCTGACTGCTGATTAACCTGAGTTAACTCAACCAGTTGAACAGTGTTGTACCGTACCATCATTTCACCCTACAGGTTACttgatattttttaataatcAAAAGATGCAGCACTGATTGACTTTTCTTTTAGTTAACATGTCAGAAAGAATGTGCCATTGCGTGCCCTGAAAAGAGCTACTGTACATTGTTGTTGAAGAAAGCAGTGTGTTCTGttgctttattttcattatgcatGAAAGATCCAACTTGATACTGTCaatttgatgacatcactccACTGTGTTGAGGAATATGAGTCTCTTCTTCCTTTACACCTGTATTCTCCAGTCAGTCTTAGTATCACTAATAATCCTGTTTTCATTGTATGTTGGAGGTGTGTTTAAGTTGTCTTTAGTCCATTCATATGTCCATTTATTGTCTCGACCTCACTGGATCACACATCTGAGGGTGATCGTCTCACCACTGAATATCCAGTTGTAAGGAGGCCAGTTGGGTTGAAGGGTCAAAGTGACCCTGTTGGAAACTGTTCAGATAAAATATGCAGTTAGGATGTAAACAGGATTCAAATTAACCAGACAAATGTTTTCCACCACAGTCCTTTGTTAcaaccagggcctaggggaaaccctggtgcaacaagagAATGAGattcccctcttcctgttcctcaaacaccaccagcagcgagcGTTTTAACATAGTTTTATTCAAACAAAGCATGTACACAGTCGTACAACTGCCGGCAGTCttggacagcagaggagagccccccaggaactgggaggagccggcctttaaacccTTGTCTTCCAGgctggaaccaatcagctcctgGGGGCAACCTAcaaccactcaaacacacctgcaaccaatctctctcacacacacacacacacacacacacacacacactcatactcacaggtaaaagagggatattaaaaacagacaaatagaaacatgACCTCTCGGGTCGTAACACCTCCCCCCTTAAAACTGTACATTTCTTCCCTAAAGAAATGTTGAAGTTAATG containing:
- the LOC115589408 gene encoding obscurin-like — translated: MRATFYKDGSPLQNKNHQSSTTGEITIDPVSVSDEGRYKCKFADGTESEERELRVKANRLKAELRAADRDIPVGGSVTLTCSVNPSSSGWKYFWYRREKTSRRLTSQLSAGPIRVSEEGVYWCRGGRGEPLYYTEYSDSVTIYKYVPNKAVVTLQPNWSEIYRGETITLRCEIQGGGDIKWTYEWTKDDVNTLSTYNECRIISATEAHSGEYRCKGRRDSYSSTQWSDVIKLTVSHKPQSVLTVSPSWLSAGASVTLNCSVKDQSAGWKFYWYKTVPKLSDTYYRGELLPGNSSGTEQDAYIVHGQTHTAGHVCRAGRGDPVYYTDYSQPKFVWSADFHSSASLTVSPDRAQHFTSDSVSLSCEGNSTEWRVKRLSPEDRYLSDCTIWGTMTGSTCKLKTNWLSDAVYWCESGSGEFSNAVNITIQDKNMILLSPARPVTEGDSVSLSCKLRRQTFPASVLIYHNERLIQSDTRWELNISAVSKSDEGFYKCQHSGQESAQSWMSVQAVSRPERSSFPVLLIVGLICGIILIILLLLLYRYRHSKDTCFKRPIQSESSNTDQNEAQCSTYNSPPQDTEHVAGGSQDATYSLIEFKTFGKKGL